One Dictyostelium discoideum AX4 chromosome 3 chromosome, whole genome shotgun sequence genomic region harbors:
- the mybV gene encoding myb domain-containing protein has protein sequence MDTSQDIVIADSNTTDNVEVRSISPRVAAIFDDIYYFFYKEIDIEFTRYTDNKLISERMYGKRIDFFISILYITRNIIESYNNVELLKCFFKMLNHCSKPNENIENFLMKLFTYLHSDSILDNIEIIRALRDNKLKIRRETQDYLNQILDKFYKKPKEAEERDGDDGLPMEFVRQDTLSKLFREIYNDIRDLLPEPIQVRHLLSRNIDGTFKLKEVLFYEFDRVSEDHWFYDDGKQSNIYSPEEINNNTNNKNSVLLDANDKNENNNNNNDDADDAAADDADDADDDDMDDESDSNNNNKNSNNKNSNNKNSNENNKNKRTKSSSKSPQLPGLWTDEECRSLIKAVMIIGHRWIKIKEDYYSTSKRKPSQLKDKMRSLRKRYGDIKNIAIAYFTKAEIIEIEKLAVLFQQKEEAQKLAKEKIDSLSNIKSTSNTSAASGHNKGKNENNDSDEEVDQDSDNDSNNEDNQNESESENEDENDNNEKEKEKRNKKNSAVPPAPAPPKKLKPIEEEESDEEHNDSEEDSQEDSEENEYIIKQKRKSNQIKSSPKKLKTNQSVDKSEDVNQSHKSKLKSKPQRKVEKEESEKEESEEEESEEEEEEDDEDYESEEDKKKKKSKKTPSNQTSTHTTTTTTTTRKSNTKPIVVSSEEDSSDEEEKRRTKTLSKKSNQTPTTPTKKPSQTPTTPTKKSNQTPTTPTKKPSQTPITPTKKPNQTPTTPTKKSSQTPITPTKKSTNRPKSIEEEENEQEEQHEKNQNKPLKKRVSEDWSNSSDKTSNKRFKSPETLNKDSKENKKTISNSRRK, from the exons atggACACAAGTCAAGATATTGTAATTGCAGACTCAAACACAACAGATAATGTTGAAGTTAGAAGTATTTCACCAAGAGTTGCAGCTATATTTGATGatatttattactttttctataaagaaattgatattgaatttacAAGATATAcagataataaattaataagtGAAAGAATGTATGGTAAAagaattgatttctttataaGCATTTTATATATAACAAGAAATATTATTGAATCATATAATAAT gttgaattattaaaatgtttttttaaaatgttaaatCATTGTTCAAAACCAAATGAAAACAttgaaaactttttaatgaaattgttcACATATTTACATAGTGATTCAATTTtagataatattgaaattatcaGAGCATTAAGAGATAACAAATTAAAGATTAGAAGAGAAACTCAAGACTACTTAAATCAAATActtgataaattttataaaaaaccaaaagaAGCTGAAGAAAgagatggtgatgatggtttaCCAATGGAATTTGTACGTCAAGATactttatcaaaattatttagagAGATTTATAATGATATTAGAGATCTTTTACCTGAACCAATTCAAGTTAGA caTTTATTATCAAGAAATATAGATGGAACATTCAAATTAAAGGAAGTATTATTTTATGAATTTGATAGAGTTAGTGAGGATCATTGGTTTTATGACGATGGTAAACAAAGTAATATTTATTCACctgaagaaattaataacaacactaataataaaaattcagtTTTATTAGAtgcaaatgataaaaatgaaaataataataataataatgatgatgctgATGATGCTGCTGCAGATGATGCAGATGATgcagatgatgatgatatggATGATGAAAGcgatagtaataacaataacaaaaacAGTAACAATAAAAACAGCAACAATAAAAACAGCAacgaaaataataaaaataaaagaactAAAAGTTCATCTAAATCTCCACAATTACCTGGATTATGGACAGATGAAGAATGTAGGTCATTAATTAAGGCTGTAATGATAATAGGTCATAGATGGATAAAGATTAAGGAGGATTATTATTCAACATCAAAAAGAAAACCAAGTCAACTTAAAGATAAAATGAGATCATTAAGAAAAAGATATGGGGATATCAAAAATATTGCAATTGCTTATTTCACTAAAGCAGAAATTATCGAAATAGAAAAATTGGCCGTTCTATTCCAACAAAAGGAAGAAGCTCAAAAATTagcaaaagaaaaaattgattcattatcaaatataaaatcaacCTCTAATACCTCTGCCGCTTCTGGCCATAATAAaggtaaaaatgaaaataatgatagtgATGAAGAGGTCGATCAAGATAGCgataatgatagtaataatgaagataatcaaaatgaaagtgaaagtgaaaatgaagatgaaaatgataataatgaaaaagaaaaagaaaaaagaaataaaaagaattcagCAGTACCACCAGCACCAGCACCaccaaagaaattaaaaccaattgaaGAGGAAGAATCTGACGAGGAACACAATGATAGTGAAGAAGATAGTCAAGAAGATAGTGAAGAAAATGAATACATAATcaaacaaaaaagaaaatcaaatcaaataaagtcatcaccaaaaaaattaaaaacaaaccAAAGTGTTGATAAAAGTGAGGATGTTAATCAAAGTCATAAAAGcaaattaaaatctaaacCTCAAAGAAAGGTAGAGAAAGAAGAATCTGAAAAGGAAGAATCTGAAGAGGAAGAATCTGAGGAAGAGGAGGAGGAGGATGATGAGGACTATGAAAGTGAAGAGgataaaaagaagaaaaaatcaaaaaaaacaccATCAAATCAAACTTCTACacatacaacaacaaccacaacaacaacaagaaaatCAAATACAAAACCAATAGTTGTTTCAAGTGAAGAGGATAGTAGTGATGAGGAGGAAAAAAGAAGAACTAAAACTTtatcaaagaaatcaaatcaaaCTCCAACCACACCAACAAAGAAACCAAGTCAAACTCCAACAACTCCAaccaaaaaatcaaatcaaactCCGACCACACCAACCAAGAAACCAAGTCAAACTCCAATAACTCCCACTAAAAAACCAAACCAAACTCCAACCACACCAACAAAGAAATCAAGTCAAACTCCAATAACTCCAactaaaaaatcaacaaatagaccaaaatcaattgaagagGAAGAAAATGAACAAGAGGAACAACatgaaaaaaatcaaaataaaccACTTAAAAAAAGAGTGTCAGAAGATTGGTCAAACTCATCAGATAAAActtcaaataaaagattcaaaagtccagaaactttaaataaggattcaaaagaaaataaaaaaacaatttccaattcaagaagaaaataa
- a CDS encoding UBX domain-containing protein — protein sequence MSSIHIIYKTGKTTVPVIASTVMMEVLKKACQYFKIDDSRFQLMYGSTYVNLSLPFRLSGIPNLSRVTIMEKKGASISTVKIAIQMDDGKRFQSNFKTSSTLWDILLTFETEQNLSLTKRFNDVNQYIEPVVTILNREISTIESLQKSSLASINVNEASLIKLTFKQTDRTNEEVLPIIVSYQSPSTPTESPTTTTTTTTTTTTNNTTKEESPKTTNSPTNSESSTKSQNSSGSQQSPIIISPPTQQSTSSDVSTPTMDIDSPLVKNVEKSPISDLGLNPSSNIPLPDKTYNNETTTTTTTTSNNDVQVSTPPKIATMDHKDRELLVYTPSNNQVDPKSIRHNEKMTEEDIKRLVEANKRVKKEKEEFDSVLRTKAMREREAYKKHKNFSTSIIRIVFPGGQKILEMKFLIREKISNLLKYINEYILAQPNDSVYLYTTPPNKTLDLNTTFLKEGLFPRAKIFLGVSPGTTLIFSELVNELIEESNNKNNNNNNNNNTTTTTTSTISQEELDKQEEEQERIEEQMKIEEEKQLKLEDEQEKERQRALRSMFNNEKEGDSQKRPVPKWFTAGKK from the exons atgtcatCTATacatataatttataaaactgGTAAAACTACAGTACCTGTCATTGCATCAACTGTAATGATGgaggtattaaaaaaagcttgccaatattttaaaattgatgattCACGTTTCCAATTAAT gTATGGATCAACATAtgttaatttatcattaccaTTTAGATTATCAGGTATACCAAATTTAAGTAGAGTTACtataatggaaaaaaaagGAGCCTCAATCTCAACAGTAAAGATTGCAATTCAAATGGATGATGGTAAAAGATttcaatcaaattttaaaacaagttCAACACTTTGggatattttattaacatttGAAACCGAACAAAACTTATCCTTAACTAAAAGATTCAATGATGTTAATCAATACATTGAACCAGTtgtaacaattttaaatagagag aTCTCAACAATTGAATCACTTCAAAAATCATCTTTAGCATCAATAAATGTTAATGAagcatcattaattaaattaacttTTAAACAAACTGATAGAACTAATGAAGAGGTATTACCAATTATTGTATCATATCAATcaccatcaacaccaacagaatcaccaacaacaacaacaactactactactacaactactaccAATAATACAACTAAAGAAGAATcaccaaaaacaacaaattcaccaACCAATAGCGAATCCTCAACTAAATCCCAAAACAGTAGTGGTTCACAACAATCTCCAATAATTATTTCTCCACCAACACAACAATCAACAAGTTCTGATGTTTCAACTCCAACTATGGACATTGATTCACCATTAGTTAAAAATGTAGAAAAATCACCAATATCTGATTTAGGATTAAACCCATCATCTAATATTCCATTACCAGATAAAAcatataataatgaaactactactaccacaacaacaacatcaaataatgatgttCAAGTTTCAACACCACCAAAAATTGCTACAATGGATCATAAAGATAGAGAACTTTTAGTTTATACACCATCAAATAATCAAGTTGatccaaaatcaattagaCACAATGAAAAAATGACAGAAGAGGATATTAAAAGATTAGTTGAGGCTAATAAAAGagttaaaaaagaaaaagaggaATTTGATTCAGTATTAAGAACTAAAGCAATGAGAGAAAGAGAAGCCtataaaaaacataaaaattttaGTACGTCAATCATTCGTATTGTTTTTCCAGGTGgtcaaaaaattttagaaatgaaatttttaataagagagaaaatttcaaatttactcAAATATATTAATGAATATATTCTAGCTCAACCAAATGATTCAGTTTATTTAT acacaacaccaccaaataaaactttggatttaaatactacatttttaaaagaaggtTTATTCCCAAGagcaaaaatatttttaggtGTTTCACCAGGTACTACACTTATATTTAGTGAATTagttaatgaattaattgaagaatcaaataataaaaataataataataataataacaataatacaaccaccaccaccacttcAACAATTTCCCAAGAAGAATTAGAtaaacaagaagaagaacaagaaaGAATTGAAGAGCAAATGAAAATTGAAGAAGAGAAACAATTAAAGTTAGAGGAtgaacaagaaaaagaaagacaAAGAGCATTACGTTCAAtgtttaataatgaaaaagaaggTGATTCTCAAAAACGACCAGTTCCAAAATGGTTTACAGctggaaaaaaataa